The genomic region TGTTAATTGATCACCCATTTCTTTGTGTAGTAGATGATGTTAATTATTTTGAAGGGATATTAACACGGAGAAGTATTTTGAAAGAGTTGACGAAACAACTTCATACAAACAAGAAGCAGTGAAGATAATTGTTTCTTTGTATTTTTTTACATAGCTCCCTTAAGGGGGCTTAACTTTTTTATTCAATTATTGAGGGCACAATGGGTGATGGTCGGTTTGTTTAGGAAGAAGGATATAATGAGAGATGAATACGTGATAACAAATGTTCAAAATAAAACAAAAAAATCCTTTGTATTAGCCTCTGTGATGTTGGCGATGTTTATGGGGGCAATTGAAGCAACGATTGTTTCGACTGCTATGCCTGCGATTGTAGGGGATTTAGGTGGCTTCTCATTATATAGTTGGGTCTTTTCCTCTTATCTATTAATGAACACTGTTACGGTTTTGATTTACGGAAAGCTATCTGATTTATTTGGACGTAAGCCAGTCATTACATGGGGGATTGTATTATTTATCATCGGTTCTATTCTTTGTGGCTTAGCGCAAACGATGGAGCAGCTGATTTTGTTTCGGTTTATTCAAGGTTTCGGAGCAGGTGCTGTCTTACCAATAGCTTCTACAATTGTTGGCGATATTTATTCAAAAGAAGAACGAGCGAAAATTCAAGGATACTTATCTAGTGTGTGGGGAATATCAGCTATCTCAGGTCCAGCGATTGGCGGCTTACTTATTGAGTTCGTTAGCTGGCGTTATGTTTTTTGGATTAATATTCCTTTAGGTATATTGGCTATCGCTGGAATTTGGTTATTTTTACATGAGGATATTGAGAAAAAACAACCTAAAATTGATTTTATTGGTGCCTTTTTACTAACCATGTCTATTACAAGCTTACTATACATGCTAGTTGAAGGTGGTATAAATATTCCTTGGCTCTCTTGGGAAGCATTAGGGTTATTTATCTTTTCCATCCTCTGTTTTAGCTTATTTTTTTGGAACGAAAAAAATGTCAAAGAGCCTATGATGCCTTTCTCCATTTGGAGGGAACGCTCCATTTTTATTGCCAATATCGTTTCTCTTACCTCAGGCATTATATTAATTGGTATCTCTAGCTATCTACCTGCTTTTGTTCAAGGAGTGATGGGGGAAAGTCCTACTGTTGCTGGATTTACACTTACGGCTATGTCAGTTGGTTGGCCGATTGCTGCAACGGTTGCGGGAAAGTTATTGTTGAAAATTGGTTACTTTAAAACCTCATTCATGGGCGGTGTAGCACTCATTTGTGGCGGAACTATATTTGTAACAATGAACCCTGCTTATGGTCCTTTATATGTAGGGCTTGGTTCTTTTTTTGTAGGCGTCGGAATGGGGCTAACGACAACGGCGTTTATTGTCTCGATTCAAAGCCATGTCAGTTGGCAGCAAAGAGGGTCTGCGACGGCAGCGAATGTATTTATGAGGAACTTAGGGAGTACTGTGGGAGCTGCTTTATTAGGAGGCATATTAAACACAAGACTTATCGCTTACATAAAAGAACAGGATACAACAGGAAAGCTTACAGTTGATTCGGTTAATCGCTTGCTTGAGGCTGAAAGTAGAAGTAATTTAAGTCAAACAGCAAGGGATATTCTTCAACCGGGGTTAACTGTGTCTCTTCACTGGGTATATGGGGGAGTACTGTTGTTTGCTGTAATAAGTTTTGTTGGGATTCTCTTCTTGCCAAGGGATTACCCGAAAAAAGAAGAAATATAGTACGAGGAGAGCAAAATGGCATTTTCAGAATATCAGCTGCTTTCTGTATTAGCTCAAGAAATGAATATGAGGAAAGCAGCAGAGCGACTGTTTGTATCACAACCAGCCTTGTCACAAAGGCTACAAAACATTGAAAAAGAATGGGAAACAAAACTCTTTATTCGTTCGCAAAAAGGTTTAACGTTAACACCCTCTGGGGAGTTAGTTGTTAAGCTAGCGAATGAAATGTTAGAACGAAAAGAGAAAGTTCGTGAAGAAATTCAAGCAGTAGATTCCAAAATCCATGGGACTTTAAAAATTGCTTGTGCTTCAATTGTGGGACAAAACTGGCTACCGCAGGTTTTAAAGAAATACGTAGAGAAACATCCAGAAGCTAAAATATCGCTGATGACAGGTTGGAGCTCTGAAATTTTAAAAGCTCTATATGAAGATGAGGTACACATTGGTATTATTAGAGGTACACCTGATTGGAAAGGGACGAAAACCCATCTGTTTAAAGACCAATTATATTTAGTTGATAAGGAAATTGAGAAGGTTGAAGACGTGTTAAAGACAGAGCGACCATTTGTGCAATTTAAGAGTGATTCGAACTATTATCAGGAAATTCAAGAATGGTGGCATCGTCATTTTAAAACAACACCAAACCGTACGATCATCGTTGATCAAATAGAAACGTGCAAGCAAATGACGTTAAATGGTATTGGTTACGCGATTCTACCGTCGATTACGTTGAATTCTACTGATGATAATATTTATAAAATTCCTTTAACCGATGAAGAGAATCGGCCAATTCAACGCGATACGTGGTTACTAGGGTATGAATCAGCCTTTGAGTTAAGGCAAGTCAATGCTTTTGTTGAAATTGTAAAAGAATGTATCGAAGCAGATCCCAACCTTCAATAAATGAAAAATAGAGGTTTGTCGTACAGAAAATTATACTCCTTC from Bacillus spongiae harbors:
- a CDS encoding MDR family MFS transporter, whose product is MRDEYVITNVQNKTKKSFVLASVMLAMFMGAIEATIVSTAMPAIVGDLGGFSLYSWVFSSYLLMNTVTVLIYGKLSDLFGRKPVITWGIVLFIIGSILCGLAQTMEQLILFRFIQGFGAGAVLPIASTIVGDIYSKEERAKIQGYLSSVWGISAISGPAIGGLLIEFVSWRYVFWINIPLGILAIAGIWLFLHEDIEKKQPKIDFIGAFLLTMSITSLLYMLVEGGINIPWLSWEALGLFIFSILCFSLFFWNEKNVKEPMMPFSIWRERSIFIANIVSLTSGIILIGISSYLPAFVQGVMGESPTVAGFTLTAMSVGWPIAATVAGKLLLKIGYFKTSFMGGVALICGGTIFVTMNPAYGPLYVGLGSFFVGVGMGLTTTAFIVSIQSHVSWQQRGSATAANVFMRNLGSTVGAALLGGILNTRLIAYIKEQDTTGKLTVDSVNRLLEAESRSNLSQTARDILQPGLTVSLHWVYGGVLLFAVISFVGILFLPRDYPKKEEI
- a CDS encoding LysR family transcriptional regulator, whose protein sequence is MAFSEYQLLSVLAQEMNMRKAAERLFVSQPALSQRLQNIEKEWETKLFIRSQKGLTLTPSGELVVKLANEMLERKEKVREEIQAVDSKIHGTLKIACASIVGQNWLPQVLKKYVEKHPEAKISLMTGWSSEILKALYEDEVHIGIIRGTPDWKGTKTHLFKDQLYLVDKEIEKVEDVLKTERPFVQFKSDSNYYQEIQEWWHRHFKTTPNRTIIVDQIETCKQMTLNGIGYAILPSITLNSTDDNIYKIPLTDEENRPIQRDTWLLGYESAFELRQVNAFVEIVKECIEADPNLQ